DNA from Branchiostoma lanceolatum isolate klBraLanc5 chromosome 9, klBraLanc5.hap2, whole genome shotgun sequence:
ttttttcccTTCCAGCTACACCTGTAACTGCAGCAACACTGGTTTTGTGGGGAACGACTGTGAGGTAGAGATCAGGGAGTGTGACTCCAGCCCCTGCCAACATGGCGGCATCTGCAACGATCTCATCAACTACTACAACTGCTCATGTTACGATGGATTCGAAGGCTACAACTGTGAGACAGACATCGACGAATGCGCATCGGATCCATGTCAGAACGGAGCAACGTGTACAGAGAATTCAGCGGGTGGGAACACGGACTGGCCCAACGCCGGAGGGtacatgtgtacgtgtgttCCAGGCTATGCTGGGGACAACTGTGAAACAGATATCAACGAGTGTGATTCTGATCCATGTCAGAACGGAGCAACCTGTAACGACTTGATCAACATGTACACCTGCGACTGCGTGCCAGGATTCAGGGGCACGAACTGTGAGGAGAACATTGACGAGTGTTCGGAATACGGCGGCAACCCATGTCAGAATGGGGCCAGGTGCGTCGATGGTATCAATGACTACACCTGTGTATGCTCACAAGGACTGGGTGGTAAGAACTGTTCGGTAACACTGATCGGTTGCAATGTAAATGGGTGTGAAAACAACTCCACCTGTGTGCCATACTTGCAAGATGAAGCAACTGACACGCACAATTACACCTGTAACTGTGATAACGGCTTTGTTGGCCGCAACTGTGAGAAAGGCACAACTCTGTCGTTCGATGGAAGTGGGTTTATTGTTGTCCCTCCGCAAACTGGCCCCACTGTCACATTGCAGATCAGGTTCAGAACCACATTGCCATCTGGCGTTCTGGCCTTCGTTGGGGATGCAAACCACCACGGCATCTTGGAGATTGTTGACAACAAGATACAGCTCACCCACTTTAACGGTACTGTGAAGAGAAATGTCGAAGTTAACAAGATCATCAGTGATGGGGAATGGCACGACGTCACCGCAAGCATTATGGAGTCTGGTAccatgtctgtttgtgttgatGTCTCCAACTGTAATGATGGTAGCGTCGGTCAGACCGTAGATTTTGGAGACCTGCATGTCGGTGGAGCCGACAGCTCTCTGCTTGCTCTGACAACATCTCGTAAGAACTATGTAGGCTGTGTGGAGGACATTGTGAGGGATGGTTATGCCATCGTAGCAGCAGACTACATTTCACAGGGATCTGGATCCATCGCGGAGGGGTGTGATCGGAAGGATCAGTGTAATCCGGATCCGTGCTCGGGGAAGGGCATGTGTACAGACGAGTGGATCCAGTACACGTGCGAGTGTGAACGGCCTTACACTGGAAACAACTGCAACTACAGTAAGTGCAGCATACTCTTTTGCTGTCTCTTTTCTAAGAGTACCTTGTAGTTTTTTCAACATTGCCAGTGTTAATCACACTTCGTGCATAGTGGGATTTTCAATGAAGTTGATAATATGTGGTTTATTCAGAGCATTGCTAAAATGTTTTCTGCTGCTATACCTGTAGTGCTGATTAGCTGAGGCTAGTGTCTGCTAAAGATGTCAAGAAAGTAGCAAATTTTGCATGCTGTTGTGGGTTTTACTGTCTGTAGGCGAGTAACGCTGCAGTTTTGTAATGATCCTGATTCACTAAGTGATCCTCTTTTGTTGTCATCTTTATTTACTTCACAGCCTTCAGCACCGGCACCTTCAGCAACGAAGACTCAAGCAGTTTTGCCAACTTTGTGGTTCCTCGCAGCAGTCCTAACGAACCCTTCAAGGTCTCCATGTTCTTCCGCACGCGGAAACCGGACGGTCTGCTGATGTTTACTGGAGAGCCGGGAGTCGCCCCTGGATCGCCACCTGAAGATGCTAACTATGTTGCAGGTTTGGACCTTTTTTTGCTCCTTCCAAAAAAGTTCTCTTTTACATGATAGTGATCCTGAAGAGTAGAGCtaaagggataggtgaggtgagagCTAAAAAGGTGAATTATGATTCTTAGTTTGCGCATAGGTTTTGTCCAACAAAGAAGTGATAAGATGTAGGTTCAGATCCAGATATGCAGATGCTGTATTATTTCTCCAAGGAGTATAAACTGTTGTAAAGAGACTTGAAAAAGAATTGaataatgtaacattacatgtagctGCCAGCCAATGGAATCTTGCATCCAAGCAGTTAAATTTGTCATGTCAAAAAGTACTCCTAAAGTCTCATCTTATATATGGAAGGGAAGTTCTTTAGCCGATTCTGGATACTTCTACTGCTACTCTCAAATCGCGTAGTGTTTAAGTTATGAGTAGTCAACTTCTGTGTCATATGTAGATTTGTTTGAGTATTAAAAAGTAAatcttttctacatcttcagtGCAACTTGTCAATGGAAGAATCCGTGTTGACGTCAAGGAGGAGGGTGAGACTATTGACCAGCCAAAGAGCTACACCCTGGGCGGAAGGCTTGCAGATGGAGAGTTCAAGTTTGTAGATGTGTCGATAGACGGAGAGAACATGTATATCAACGTGAACGACCAGGTCAGCAATACCATCACACTCGACAATGCTCCTAACCTACCAGGCGGTGTGTTGTATATCGCTGGTATGGACTTCCAAAACCCTGAAAATCTGGGTCTTTCCACCACCGAGCCATTTAAGGGGTGTATCCAGGACCTGCGGTACAACGAAACACGACTCGACTTCTATCCGCTCGCCATACCTGGCTTCCAGCTCGACTCTCCATCTCTTGATTCTACTGGCCTCAGTAACGTTAACAACACCTGTGTGAGTGACGACACCTGTGCCAGCAGCCCCTGTACCAACGGCGGTGTCTGCACCATTACCTGGAACGACTTTGAGTGTGACTGTCCTGTAGGGTACACAGGGAAGAACTGCTCTGAGACAGACTTCTGCTTCTCCAGTCCATGTCCATCCAACTCCACCTGCAACAACCTGGATGATGGGTTTGAATGTAAGTATTCTGTTTTGACAATGTGGATTGTCGTCCCTGGTATTGTGTCAGACTTTAATTTCCAGGTAGTAACAAAGTGTTATGTAGTCAATGttaaacaaaaatgtaaaaacgcTGTTGAACAGAATATTGTTAAAGAAAATTATGGCATATAATGTGTACACGTGCTCAGATTTGGAAGAAAACTTACTCTGCAGacattttcatttcagtttATTTCTTCAGTTTGCCTTTTTTTCAACAGTGACTCAGTAAACCTCACAACAAGATCTGTTCCTTCTTTATAAATcaaaacctgtacatgtgtattttcacCAGGCCTTGCATCTGCCACCTTTGACCAAGACATGCTGGAGTACAGCACCAGCCCAAGTTTCACTGCTATTGACAACACCCTTCAAGTCAGCTTCCGGACAAGAGAAACGGACGCTCTTCTAGTCAGAGCCTCCGGTGGTTCCACGACTGTTGAGCTCGAAATTGTTGGCGGAAACGTCCACTTCACCTACAATAATGCGCTTTCTGCTGAGGGAAGCCTTGATGTGAGCGACGGAGAATGGCACACAGCAGAAGTCACGTTCTTGGGGACGGTGGCACAGCTGACTGTGGATAACGGTGCTGAAAATGTTACAGCAAACATGGGACAGGCTGCTCCAAACTTCGACAACTTTGTCGGGCAAGACACCATCCAAGTTGGGAGCCAAGGCGGGCAGGGTTACTTCAAGGGCTGCATGGAGGATCTACGCGTGGGTGGGGTCCTTTTGCCGTTCTTTGAGTCCTCTCAGATCCCGACAAACGCCTCCCAGAAGTTCAACCTCAAGTCAGCCGGTAGCATCACCGTTGGTTGCACAAGCGATGACGTTTGCGGGCCACAGCCTTGTGTCAACGGCGCCACCTGCTCTGACATCTTCAACGACTACAACTGCACCTGTGTGCCAGGGTACTCTGACAAGAACTGCAGCACCAACATAGATGAATGCGCATCAGGCCCCTGTCTAAATGGAGCCACCTGTCAAGATGCCATCAATGAGTACTCCTGCGACTGTGTTCCTGGGTACTTTGGGGACCACTGTGAGACAGAAATCAACGAGTGTGACTCCAGCCCCTGTCAGTTCAACTCCACGTGTATCGACCTGGTCAATGCCTTCTTCTGTAACTGCTCCACCAACTACACGGGTGAATTCTGTGAGGTTAACGTAAGTTCAGTCAATCATTGCTACTTCTTTACTTTGGTTGCAGCTGATATGTTTGGAGCTGTTGGTTATAGAAAAATGATCTTTTAACTCAATATTTACTGCCTTTTTACTTTGAATAACTGCCTTTCATAATTTTGTCAGCTTCTTGCTCAAATGCTAGCTAACAGAATTGCTGAAAGGAGATGTAGTTGTGAACACCAGGAAAAAGGAACATGCACTTTTTGCATTGAAGGTGTTTTAATCTGTTGTATTAAGGGTGGTTGTGTTGCAGTAACAAAGGCAGATAAAAACTGATGCATTGAATGTACAACACTGATTGACAAACTTGTGATGTTATTGAACTGTGGCTGTGTAGAGCTGGCATAAGCTAATGAAAACTGATGCCATTGAATGTGCAAGACTGATTTGGCAACTCATCTTATGTGACAAATGATGAAGCCTGGCTGTTGCATGACAAAAGAGCTTTGTTGCGACACTTACAGATCTTTGAGAGGTGCGATGCTGGGCCGTGTCAAAATGGAGCTACATGTAATGATCTCAACATTACTGCGACTAACAAGGTATGAGATTTTAAAACTAAGTGTTAAAGAGTTGTATGCTCTTGTGGATACTAAGAATGGTTGAAGCAAGAAATTGTATTGTTGTATAGTTGTATATTATTTTTAATGAATCAGATGTAATAATGGtgtttctttaatttttcttttattgacCAAAGACTTGAAGTGTTGATACAATGTATGCTTAAGAAATTAGTCCTGTTCATCACAGTGTAATATGCCATGCTTGATAAGTTTAATGTGCCATAAGTTAGGCCTGTTTCGTGTGATATTGCATTTTACAAAGCCACATTTTACGTAGAACATGTGCAGGATGTAACATCGGTctgttgttggtgttgtttgtACGATGGAAattgacaaaacaaatgtaGCACGGCAACAATAAGACATATACATTTTTTCCCAGTTTTATCCAACAACCAACTCCAGTCAACAACCAtatttccttggtcccttgagtggttggatacaagtttgactgtatcacaAAGACTGAAACTGTTAACATGTAACCTTCCCCCAGGCGGCGTTTGAGTGCATATGTCCCCCTGGCTACGAGGGAAAGCTGTGTGACCAGGAGATTGACTACTGCGCCGGCCAGCCCTGCAGGTTCGGGGCCACCTGTTCCAACAACAGGCAGATATTTGACTACGAGTGCGCCTGTGTGCCAGGATACACCGACAAGAACTGCAGCACCAACATTGACGAGTGTGCTTCTGACCCATGTGAGAATGGGGCACAGTGCACCGATCTTGTCAATGGTTACACATGCCAGTGCACAGACGGTATGTGTGTCTTTTAAAATGATTATGTGTTGTTTAAACTTATCTAATGCTGAATATGTTCATCGTTGCATTGCCTAGGAAAGATTTTCAGACTGGTTGAACTGTATGCTATCCATAATTTTGTAATATCCTTGATTCAAAAAACTTCTGAATGGGTTAAGTTATTTGGttattttgtattattcatGAAGTTTCTTAGCTTTCCATGCTGTTGTGTGTACTCACTCTGTTCCAACTATTTTTACAGGGTGGAATGGAACAGAATGCAATGTTGACATTGACGAGTGTTTGACGATAACCTGTGAGAACAATGGCTCCTGTGAGAACCTGCCCGGGTCTGTCAAGTGCAACTGTGCCGAGGGATATGAAGGTGACACTCCTTTTTCTTTTATGTCCAGCAGTCTCTGTCTGTGCCAAATAAAAGAAATTCCTGTACTCAAATTGGCCTTACATGAATATGCCCTCtttcaaaacatatttgaaatatggtttgaaaaatgatatgatttatttatGGCCAGTttaatgtactttttacagCGATCTAGTTCCATATGAAGGGAAATTTTTAGCGGCTTGTAAAACGTTTACATTTAGGTTCCACTGACCCCACTGAAAGCATTTCAGCACAAAGGGCAGTGCAGGTGAACTGTTGTGTGACAGTGAATATTATACATAATGACTACCTTGTCTAAAATTACATGTTAATGTCCATGTTGATCTTCACTTGTCCTGCACACTACATCGACAGGCACCCATTGCGAATTCCGTAGTTGTGAGGAGGGCCATTGTATGAACAATGGTAGCTGTAGAATGACTCAGCAGGGcagggtctgtgtgtgtgccgaCGGGTTCCCAGGTAAAACCAAACCGAGGCCACAGGCCTTGCGAAAAGTTGGTCAAAAGTTCCAGTTTCTCACCCTTCAGTTTTTAAACCTTTTGTTCTTTGGTTTGGAATCAGTTGTCGTTGTGACAAGTTTTACTGATGTGTTTGTTCGATGTGTTGTGTAAGAGGTGTCAGTGAAAACATTTGTGGTGACTGCACAGCCCCTGTCCTCCATGTTTTATTTCAACGTTAACAAATCACTTTTTGTGATCAGAGTTTGAACTTTTCACATTCAAAATTTAAGGCTTTTAAGTATTTTATAAGATTCTAGATATATTTTCTGACCTAGTTTTGTTAAAATCCTGGTTTACCACTTCCAACAATCCCTAATTGTTTCTTTTGCATGCTGGAAAAGTTTGACTTGCAGGAATGTTGTCCAAACTATTTCTGATGCTGCTATTACTAAGCAAATATTACATTCACAGTGCGCATGATGcttacatgtagtgtttatgtGGACGTTTGATTCTTGAAACTTGCTCCACTGTTtacatacttttttttaataagAACATTCCTCAAACATGCatgatactttttttcagtcatAGATCTGGATGTACTGCTATCAATCTTAGTTTGTTATGTTGACTGTCatttttagtacatgtagatgcatgaAGCGGATGCAAGGCAGTGCATGGCATGCATGGGTGTTCTGCTgtgaagttacatgtatagcCAACATGTCTTCTTTCTTGTGTTGTATTCTaggatacaatgtatttcaaggTAACAGAATTAACTGGTGGATTCTTTGATCAGTGATGACATCACATCTACCCTTTCGTCCTCTTGTAGGCGACCGATGTGAACTTGACATAGACGAATGCAACACGACCTTCCCATGTCAAAATGGGGCCACGTGTAACAACTCAGTTGGAACTTACACATGTAACTGTACCCTGGGCTACTCTGGGCACGACTGTGACGTGCCTGTTTGTAGCGGTGACGTGTGTCTGTATGGTTCGACCTGTATGACAAACTCCACTCATTGGTCATGCCTTTGTGCCGAGGGCTACCAAGGTATGATGGGAAGGAAAATGACGACTTTGACCTTGACGGTGGTTAACCTCCGGGCAATGAGGATTGCTGTGGCCTTTGGAATACTCCATTTTACATTCAGGGGGAGGACAGTCAGATAACATCTGTAACGTCTAATAACATAATTCCATGGAGGTACAtgattctgccaccctgaaaagatacttcAAAACAGATGTCCAACCAAACGTTTATCCCTTAAGATTAGAAGATGTTCCCTGTAGTTCTGTCTATACTTTGCTGGAAAGGGTGAAGAATAAGAACTAGCACAATCAAGCAAACAATCAAGTCCCAGCAATCCTCATACCCAGTGTTCTGTGGTGATAGCTTGGAGATAACCCTGTGGTGTTGGGCCCTGCATGGTGCTCAGTGCATGCTGGTGCATGTGGTCTGTTAATGTAGCCTCAGTACTAGGAGCATGCTGTTTGGGAAGTGTTGGTGTAGGATTAGCATGTGTAGGgaactttatacatgtatcttcttgcGTTTTGTTTGTAGATTTTGTATTTCAGCTTCCCCTTCAGTTGATGCATGCAGTAATTTCTTTCAGTATAGGAACACAGTCAAGTAGATATGTACTGATGTACAGGTACTGCACACTTTACCTGGACATCAGTGCATGTGTCCTGTATATCCTTACTGTCCATATCACATGCACATACCTGTATACATAGTGCTGAGAACAAGATGCCTTTGTGCTAGATAATGATTCTCCCTTCAGCTAGAATGTGGATGCCTGATGAGGTTCTGATGTGTTGATactgacaatacatgtacatgtatctgtcctGTCCCAGGCCTACGCTGTGATGAGGATTTTGACGAGTGTCAAACCTCTCCCTGTGAGCGCAGCGCCCCCTGTAATAACACGTTCGGCGGCTACGAGTGTCTCTGTCCGCTTGGCTATGCCGGTCAGAACTGCTCTGACCCGAGGTGCACTCCTGATCTGTGCGCTAATAACGCTACCTGCAATGATACAGGCCCAGACTGGGTCTGTTACTGTGAGGATGGGTTGGAAGGTGAGGTACGCCTCCAGGCATACATTTAGCCGGCTGGCTGTTCTTCAGAACCTTCTGCACTGTTTAGATTGGCATGGCTGCTTTGGTGATATACCGTCGTATGGTAGTTCATTTCTTTCCTTCACTCCCCAAGTTATTTGTTGGCTCAAAGCAATTAGTTTTGTCTGTTGGCATGGCCATATAGGTGTTTTCCTTCCTGGTTTTGCATAGCAGCTTTTAAGCGTTGCTTTTGGTCTTTGCAGTCATTAGTAACAGATCTTGGAACAGCCGATTGTCTCTTTTTCCTTCACTTTTGCAGGCCAGGTGCTACCTATCCGTTATTCCTGTGTTTATTTCTTTCATTGCCCTTTACCTGAACCCTTTTGTCATTGTGAATAATGCTTGGCTTCTATTCGGTGTTTGTTGGATGTTGTTGCGTTCTCTGTGGTGTTTCAGCTGCTGATAGAAATTGCATGTATGGCTATCAACTATCTTAGTTTTCACATCTTCTCCATTCAACTGAGTAAAAGTGATGCATAGAAAACTGAGCTTGTTGTTTCATTATGTCATGATGTCTTGAACAAATTGcaatattcaaacatttttgGAATTTCCCACCCCTCCTTTCACAGGACTGCGATGCAATGAAGACGTAGATGAGTGCATGGGCGCTCCTTGTGAGCATGGTGCTCGCTGCAATAATACCTATGGCAGTTTCCAGTGTATCTGTCCCCTGGGGTACACAGGGCAGACCTGTGGGATGCCCCAGTGTTCGGCTGACTTATGTGCAAACAATGCCACCTGTAATGACACTGGCACTGACTGGGTGTGTGATTGTACTGAAGGGTTTGAAGGTGAGGTGTAGTAGTTACATGTACCCCTGCATGAGCCTCATGGACTGGCAATTTGtcctagctacatgtagaaaTGCATGTCATTGTATGTTTCCcattagaaaaacaaacatcttcAAGTTCTTTTGCTTTCGTTAGAATCAGCATTGCTTTATCAGACTTGCATTCATACTTTTAATCTTGTTTTGAAATGACTGAAGTGTCTTGTTTTCCCACTAGAAGCATGTACGTGCTAAATACAGTGTCTTGTTTGTACTCTCCTACTCAATGGAAATGTGTTTCATACAATTTCTGttgtttgtaatttttcatttgtGTTGGACTTGGTTTACAACAGTATTTCAAGTGGAATGTGGAGTTttcctttgttgtttgtctCATTGAAcagttgattttgggccccgtGGTTTTGACTGGTTATACTTTCACCTTGGTTGTGACTCCTGAGTTGTTGGTTCATCTTGTTTGTCAGTCTTGAGTTGTAGGTCCATGCTTTCAATGTagaattgtacaggcagatCTGTCTATCATGCTCAATTTAAATGAACTGAAACTCATTTCTTACTACATCATCACAAACTTTAAGGTGCTTTTAGTTTCTTTAAGATATAGCTCAATATTGTGACAATACTTGTTGTCTAACAAAGTCACAAACAGTGTTCCTCCTGTCTTTTGCAATCCATTCCCGCCATCCTCTCTATAGGCCTGCAGTGTGATGAAGACATAGATGAGTGCATGAGCGCCCCCTGTGAGAATGATGCACTCTGCAAAAACA
Protein-coding regions in this window:
- the LOC136441165 gene encoding protein crumbs-like isoform X10, which codes for MENARGCFLLGVGLSLLAVVAAQTTQAPTPSANAFFNGFNSYAVLPNTLDITSRLTSFSFRTCNGGQLLRQEGSNGDYIEMSLLESGVLRFSFRKAGGRGEDFVDLGSGLTTNQMWHTVNLEYSVGNLTLSVDGEQITVASQTVRSYVLDIDLSGSVDGGVMIGRGLIGCVYEGPGVQLTTATSQSSVQWGSCPLENVEGCDGPVDTDACVSHPCENGGKCVDEIQNYTCICTTRYTGRNCEIDTGPLCESQANLCYNGGVCQEQQNGNYTTCVCRDGWAGPRCTESPCVSEPCMNGATCLNVTGGYQCTCPDGFAGVNCEININECASVPAPCKNGGVCTDDIFGVICDCTDTGYEGPFCQDDVNECNNDPCQNSGTCFNRPGGFTCQCAQGWDGETCENELDECISDPCQNGATCEDRQGSYFCNCVSGFEGTNCETSQACQAQPCNLEEDCFPEGLDYRCECKPGYEGSAGNCREIDECASNPCRNRGTCNNYINYYNCSCRDGYYGYNCENTNECVLRPNYCRNGATCRDLTASFECVCAVGFTGEDCSENIDDCAQNTCQNGATCMDGTNQYTCNCVDGFAGDRCQTNIDDCSPDPCQNSGTCTDLVNDYRCECTTAWAGKNCTQANLCEVPTPVVCEDGKVCFISEDGLGTDCQCPLGYTGVNCADNIDECDPDPCQNNATCIDGINKFVCNCTSGWQGVTCEEDIDECHPSPCQHDSVCVNNEGSYDCFCRQGYHGKNCELDINECYSEPCQNGATCQDLIAEAKCTCAPGYTGVWCEREIRECDSDPCQNGGTCIDLIARYNCSCMPGWEGVNCEQEVDECESSPCLNGGQCTDLFNNYTCNCSNTGFVGNDCEVEIRECDSSPCQHGGICNDLINYYNCSCYDGFEGYNCETDIDECASDPCQNGATCTENSAGGNTDWPNAGGYMCTCVPGYAGDNCETDINECDSDPCQNGATCNDLINMYTCDCVPGFRGTNCEENIDECSEYGGNPCQNGARCVDGINDYTCVCSQGLGGKNCSVTLIGCNVNGCENNSTCVPYLQDEATDTHNYTCNCDNGFVGRNCEKGTTLSFDGSGFIVVPPQTGPTVTLQIRFRTTLPSGVLAFVGDANHHGILEIVDNKIQLTHFNGTVKRNVEVNKIISDGEWHDVTASIMESGTMSVCVDVSNCNDGSVGQTVDFGDLHVGGADSSLLALTTSRKNYVGCVEDIVRDGYAIVAADYISQGSGSIAEGCDRKDQCNPDPCSGKGMCTDEWIQYTCECERPYTGNNCNYTFSTGTFSNEDSSSFANFVVPRSSPNEPFKVSMFFRTRKPDGLLMFTGEPGVAPGSPPEDANYVAVQLVNGRIRVDVKEEGETIDQPKSYTLGGRLADGEFKFVDVSIDGENMYINVNDQVSNTITLDNAPNLPGGVLYIAGMDFQNPENLGLSTTEPFKGCIQDLRYNETRLDFYPLAIPGFQLDSPSLDSTGLSNVNNTCVSDDTCASSPCTNGGVCTITWNDFECDCPVGYTGKNCSETDFCFSSPCPSNSTCNNLDDGFECLASATFDQDMLEYSTSPSFTAIDNTLQVSFRTRETDALLVRASGGSTTVELEIVGGNVHFTYNNALSAEGSLDVSDGEWHTAEVTFLGTVAQLTVDNGAENVTANMGQAAPNFDNFVGQDTIQVGSQGGQGYFKGCMEDLRVGGVLLPFFESSQIPTNASQKFNLKSAGSITVGCTSDDVCGPQPCVNGATCSDIFNDYNCTCVPGYSDKNCSTNIDECASGPCLNGATCQDAINEYSCDCVPGYFGDHCETEINECDSSPCQFNSTCIDLVNAFFCNCSTNYTGEFCEVNIFERCDAGPCQNGATCNDLNITATNKAAFECICPPGYEGKLCDQEIDYCAGQPCRFGATCSNNRQIFDYECACVPGYTDKNCSTNIDECASDPCENGAQCTDLVNGYTCQCTDGWNGTECNVDIDECLTITCENNGSCENLPGSVKCNCAEGYEGDRCELDIDECNTTFPCQNGATCNNSVGTYTCNCTLGYSGHDCDVPVCSGDVCLYGSTCMTNSTHWSCLCAEGYQGERCQNDIDECTIEDLCQNGATCVNSPGAFLCNCSAGFKGSRCETPTCVPNPCLNSGICALEDSWSCTCTEGFAGERCGIRGPCADFPCQNGANCSQNVNANPMTFDCECAYGWDGDDCTAEVDWCASSPCENNGNCSSVNTQGFTCACEPWLAGPTCEEDKDDCLSNPCLNGATCRDRTGEVGVECACTPYWKGETCDEDRNECEEPEEEEYRCPLNVTASDCENLEGNFTCMCLSGWAGEYCREEVPTTLGRGTDLGLILGPSIAAAILLLIIILLVLLLLMKSKRATRGTYSPSRQEMTGSRGVEMGGMLKPPPEERLI
- the LOC136441165 gene encoding protein crumbs-like isoform X2 gives rise to the protein MENARGCFLLGVGLSLLAVVAAQTTQAPTPSANAFFNGFNSYAVLPNTLDITSRLTSFSFRTCNGGQLLRQEGSNGDYIEMSLLESGVLRFSFRKAGGRGEDFVDLGSGLTTNQMWHTVNLEYSVGNLTLSVDGEQITVASQTVRSYVLDIDLSGSVDGGVMIGRGLIGCVYEGPGVQLTTATSQSSVQWGSCPLENVEGCGPLCESQANLCYNGGVCQEQQNGNYTTCVCRDGWAGPRCTESPCVSEPCMNGATCLNVTGGYQCTCPDGFAGVNCEININECASVPAPCKNGGVCTDDIFGVICDCTDTGYEGPFCQDDVNECNNDPCQNSGTCFNRPGGFTCQCAQGWDGETCENELDECISDPCQNGATCEDRQGSYFCNCVSGFEGTNCETSQACQAQPCNLEEDCFPEGLDYRCECKPGYEGSAGNCREIDECASNPCRNRGTCNNYINYYNCSCRDGYYGYNCENTNECVLRPNYCRNGATCRDLTASFECVCAVGFTGEDCSENIDDCAQNTCQNGATCMDGTNQYTCNCVDGFAGDRCQTNIDDCSPDPCQNSGTCTDLVNDYRCECTTAWAGKNCTQANLCEVPTPVVCEDGKVCFISEDGLGTDCQCPLGYTGVNCADNIDECDPDPCQNNATCIDGINKFVCNCTSGWQGVTCEEDIDECHPSPCQHDSVCVNNEGSYDCFCRQGYHGKNCELDINECYSEPCQNGATCQDLIAEAKCTCAPGYTGVWCEREIRECDSDPCQNGGTCIDLIARYNCSCMPGWEGVNCEQEVDECESSPCLNGGQCTDLFNNYTCNCSNTGFVGNDCEVEIRECDSSPCQHGGICNDLINYYNCSCYDGFEGYNCETDIDECASDPCQNGATCTENSAGGNTDWPNAGGYMCTCVPGYAGDNCETDINECDSDPCQNGATCNDLINMYTCDCVPGFRGTNCEENIDECSEYGGNPCQNGARCVDGINDYTCVCSQGLGGKNCSVTLIGCNVNGCENNSTCVPYLQDEATDTHNYTCNCDNGFVGRNCEKGTTLSFDGSGFIVVPPQTGPTVTLQIRFRTTLPSGVLAFVGDANHHGILEIVDNKIQLTHFNGTVKRNVEVNKIISDGEWHDVTASIMESGTMSVCVDVSNCNDGSVGQTVDFGDLHVGGADSSLLALTTSRKNYVGCVEDIVRDGYAIVAADYISQGSGSIAEGCDRKDQCNPDPCSGKGMCTDEWIQYTCECERPYTGNNCNYTFSTGTFSNEDSSSFANFVVPRSSPNEPFKVSMFFRTRKPDGLLMFTGEPGVAPGSPPEDANYVAVQLVNGRIRVDVKEEGETIDQPKSYTLGGRLADGEFKFVDVSIDGENMYINVNDQVSNTITLDNAPNLPGGVLYIAGMDFQNPENLGLSTTEPFKGCIQDLRYNETRLDFYPLAIPGFQLDSPSLDSTGLSNVNNTCVSDDTCASSPCTNGGVCTITWNDFECDCPVGYTGKNCSETDFCFSSPCPSNSTCNNLDDGFECLASATFDQDMLEYSTSPSFTAIDNTLQVSFRTRETDALLVRASGGSTTVELEIVGGNVHFTYNNALSAEGSLDVSDGEWHTAEVTFLGTVAQLTVDNGAENVTANMGQAAPNFDNFVGQDTIQVGSQGGQGYFKGCMEDLRVGGVLLPFFESSQIPTNASQKFNLKSAGSITVGCTSDDVCGPQPCVNGATCSDIFNDYNCTCVPGYSDKNCSTNIDECASGPCLNGATCQDAINEYSCDCVPGYFGDHCETEINECDSSPCQFNSTCIDLVNAFFCNCSTNYTGEFCEVNIFERCDAGPCQNGATCNDLNITATNKAAFECICPPGYEGKLCDQEIDYCAGQPCRFGATCSNNRQIFDYECACVPGYTDKNCSTNIDECASDPCENGAQCTDLVNGYTCQCTDGWNGTECNVDIDECLTITCENNGSCENLPGSVKCNCAEGYEGDRCELDIDECNTTFPCQNGATCNNSVGTYTCNCTLGYSGHDCDVPVCSGDVCLYGSTCMTNSTHWSCLCAEGYQGLRCDEDFDECQTSPCERSAPCNNTFGGYECLCPLGYAGQNCSDPRCTPDLCANNATCNDTGPDWVCYCEDGLEGLRCNEDVDECMGAPCEHGARCNNTYGSFQCICPLGYTGQTCGMPQCSADLCANNATCNDTGTDWVCDCTEGFEGLQCDEDIDECMSAPCENDALCKNTYGSFQCICPLGYTGQTCEAPECTADLCANNATCNDTGTAWVCHCTEGFEGLRCENDTNECLNSPCQHDSLCNNTFGSYECSCSLGYVGRNCETPNCTADLCFNNGTCDDSGSEWVCTCGEGYEGERCQNDIDECTIEDLCQNGATCVNSPGAFLCNCSAGFKGSRCETPTCVPNPCLNSGICALEDSWSCTCTEGFAGERCGIRGPCADFPCQNGANCSQNVNANPMTFDCECAYGWDGDDCTAEVDWCASSPCENNGNCSSVNTQGFTCACEPWLAGPTCEEDKDDCLSNPCLNGATCRDRTGEVGVECACTPYWKGETCDEDRNECEEPEEEEYRCPLNVTASDCENLEGNFTCMCLSGWAGEYCREEVPTTLGRGTDLGLILGPSIAAAILLLIIILLVLLLLMKSKRATRGTYSPSRQEMTGSRGVEMGGMLKPPPEERLI